ATTCTTCCCAATCATTATTATAATCCGAAATCAATAGCAATTCCGGCAACCACTCAATCCCATTATATGCCATAATTTGGCTCCCAGATAAACACATTAAATTTAGTCTCTGAAAGATAACTCTTTTTTAACAAAGTTAATTCTGATCTTTGCCGAATAAGTTCTATCAGTTCCAGCTTTGTTTTACTCTCTTCTAAATTTCTATTCGCATAAGTGACTGCTCCCAGTAAAAGATCTGTTAATTGGATCAACTCCACTTCATGCGATCTTACCTGTTGAACCTGATTAATGATCTCTTGCCTGTAATCATAATGATGACTGCAAAGAATTTCATGCAATTTTTTAATCTTATATCCCCCCTTAGTATCTTTTATATCAAGAAAGACATTATATGATACATGGGGTTGCCAAATTACTTTGATCAAGTTGAAATACATTTTATAATAAAAATCGTCATGTGTCTGGTTATAATAGCGATGATCCAATTTTGTCTTATCGGGTACAACCAACACCCGAAAATGTAATTCCTGTTTATTAAAGAAATAATTGATCAGGTCAATGTAAAATTCCTTTTTGGAAGGACTAACTTTTACCCATTTTATCT
This Candidatus Stygibacter australis DNA region includes the following protein-coding sequences:
- a CDS encoding DUF3800 domain-containing protein, whose product is MNNQINIYCDESCHLENDGNKVMTLGAIWCDRNKVSEINREIRGFKVKHSINKFAEIKWVKVSPSKKEFYIDLINYFFNKQELHFRVLVVPDKTKLDHRYYNQTHDDFYYKMYFNLIKVIWQPHVSYNVFLDIKDTKGGYKIKKLHEILCSHHYDYRQEIINQVQQVRSHEVELIQLTDLLLGAVTYANRNLEESKTKLELIELIRQRSELTLLKKSYLSETKFNVFIWEPNYGI